A genomic region of Cyprinus carpio isolate SPL01 chromosome B11, ASM1834038v1, whole genome shotgun sequence contains the following coding sequences:
- the LOC109053441 gene encoding bcl-2-like protein 15 isoform X3, with protein MAAAEIQKQTCVVIHCLLQNEQYFDMVETDGPGDASKLRELGDDYDERVIQPLMKNVQKAAADQVVTAFSDSVDSLCQMWVVERAEVASEKQLLKAAITLGLFMKKNCPDMMNVAEVALMGFVNNRLTSWIAEQGGWVSVSKNSMC; from the exons ATGGCGGCAGctgaaattcagaaacaaacatGCGTCGTCATACACTGCCTCTTacaaaatgaacaatattttgaTATGGTGGAGACTGATGGTCCTGGAGATG CCTCAAAGCTCAGGGAGCTGGGTGACGATTATGATGAGCGAGTGATCCAGCCATTGATGAAGAATGTGCAGAAAGCTGCAGCCGATCAG GTGGTGACTGCTTTCAGTGATAGCGTGGACAGCTTGTGCCAGATGTGGGTTGTGGAAAGAGCAGAAGTGGCCTCAGAGAAGCAGCTTCTCAAGGCTGCCATCACACTGGGACTCTTTATGAAGAAAAACTGCCCTGACATGATGAATGTAGCTGAGGTCGCTCTGATGGGATTCGTCAACAACCGTCTAACAAGTTGGATTGCAGAGCAAGGGGGCTGG gtctCTGTCTCTAAGAACAGCATGTGTTGA
- the LOC109053441 gene encoding bcl-2-like protein 15 isoform X1, protein MAAAEIQKQTCVVIHCLLQNEQYFDMVETDGPGDATCCAENSFDPVKIASKLRELGDDYDERVIQPLMKNVQKAAADQVVTAFSDSVDSLCQMWVVERAEVASEKQLLKAAITLGLFMKKNCPDMMNVAEVALMGFVNNRLTSWIAEQGGWVSVSKNSMC, encoded by the exons ATGGCGGCAGctgaaattcagaaacaaacatGCGTCGTCATACACTGCCTCTTacaaaatgaacaatattttgaTATGGTGGAGACTGATGGTCCTGGAGATG ctaCTTGTTGTGCAGAGAACTCATTTGACCCTGTAAAAATAGCCTCAAAGCTCAGGGAGCTGGGTGACGATTATGATGAGCGAGTGATCCAGCCATTGATGAAGAATGTGCAGAAAGCTGCAGCCGATCAG GTGGTGACTGCTTTCAGTGATAGCGTGGACAGCTTGTGCCAGATGTGGGTTGTGGAAAGAGCAGAAGTGGCCTCAGAGAAGCAGCTTCTCAAGGCTGCCATCACACTGGGACTCTTTATGAAGAAAAACTGCCCTGACATGATGAATGTAGCTGAGGTCGCTCTGATGGGATTCGTCAACAACCGTCTAACAAGTTGGATTGCAGAGCAAGGGGGCTGG gtctCTGTCTCTAAGAACAGCATGTGTTGA
- the LOC109053441 gene encoding bcl-2-like protein 15 isoform X2, with amino-acid sequence MAAAEIQKQTCVVIHCLLQNEQYFDMVETDGPGDENSFDPVKIASKLRELGDDYDERVIQPLMKNVQKAAADQVVTAFSDSVDSLCQMWVVERAEVASEKQLLKAAITLGLFMKKNCPDMMNVAEVALMGFVNNRLTSWIAEQGGWVSVSKNSMC; translated from the exons ATGGCGGCAGctgaaattcagaaacaaacatGCGTCGTCATACACTGCCTCTTacaaaatgaacaatattttgaTATGGTGGAGACTGATGGTCCTGGAGATG AGAACTCATTTGACCCTGTAAAAATAGCCTCAAAGCTCAGGGAGCTGGGTGACGATTATGATGAGCGAGTGATCCAGCCATTGATGAAGAATGTGCAGAAAGCTGCAGCCGATCAG GTGGTGACTGCTTTCAGTGATAGCGTGGACAGCTTGTGCCAGATGTGGGTTGTGGAAAGAGCAGAAGTGGCCTCAGAGAAGCAGCTTCTCAAGGCTGCCATCACACTGGGACTCTTTATGAAGAAAAACTGCCCTGACATGATGAATGTAGCTGAGGTCGCTCTGATGGGATTCGTCAACAACCGTCTAACAAGTTGGATTGCAGAGCAAGGGGGCTGG gtctCTGTCTCTAAGAACAGCATGTGTTGA